The following proteins come from a genomic window of Taeniopygia guttata chromosome 25, bTaeGut7.mat, whole genome shotgun sequence:
- the LOC140680631 gene encoding coiled-coil domain-containing protein 180-like isoform X3 has protein sequence MFADAMPFLMSNQQKCVGTTPISDFTKKPQSDRQSTTFPEAWGNVGASSAEEVRGLPDVVATVPGYRILISSLAVPEETGSSTWKNLAERRQKHHDRAVMGMQRELGCIGREMAASVLNLQEFLQLQVMKSDEKSKLLFEKVASDMALEAFSFEGLEELWNMIHEESSNRRKCIRAMDASLKETERSRAMKITEVLTKYTVKLEEISFFLAADVHKLINNKAMNINRALVGNERATAKLLFNLMKLELEKEKLHQLKWQERVKDWKLIQKNCVIQSFREFMASEEVQNPPAVEMENMIKEQIVLVPCCLQHIQNLT, from the exons ATGTTTGCTGATGCCATGCCATTTCTGATGAGTAATCAGCAGAAATGTGTTGGAACAACACCCATCAGTGACTTCACAAAAAAGCCACAGTCAGACAG acAATCTACAACTTTTCCAGAGGCATGGGGAAACGTAGGTGCAAGTTCAGCTGAGGAAGTCAGAGGCCTGCCCGATGTAGTTG CAACAGTTCCAGGCTATAGAATCCTCATTTCTTCCTTGGCAGTTCCTGAGGAAACAGGCAGCAGTACATGGAAGAACCTGGCAGAACGGCGGCAAAAGCATCACGATAGAGCAGTGATGGGAATGCAGCGGGAGCTGGGCTGCATTGGCAGG GAGATGGCAGCCTCTGTTTTGAATCTTCAAGAATTCCTTCAGCTTCAAGTGATGAAATCAGATGAAAAGAGTAAACTTCTGTTTGAAAAGGTTGCATCTGACATGGCTTTGGAAGCCTTCTCATTTGAA GGTTTGGAAGAACTCTGGAATATGATACACGAGGAGTCCTCAAACAGAAGGAAGTGTATCAGGGCAATGGATGCATCCCTAAAGGAGACTGAAAGGAGTCGAGCCATGAAA ATAACAGAGGTACTGACCAAGTATACAGTGAAACTGGAGGAAATTTCCTTCTTCTTGGCAGCTGATGTTCACAAGCTCATAAACAATAAGGCAATG AATATAAACAGAGCATTGGTGGGTAATGAGAGGGCAACTGCCAAGCTGCTCTTTAATCTAATGAAATTGGagcttgagaaagaaaaattgcatcAACTGAAGTGGCAAGAGAGAGTCAAGGACTGGAAGCTCATCCAAAAGAACTGTGTTATTCAGAGCTTCAG AGAATTTATGGCAAGTGAAGAAGTACAGAATCCCCCAGCtgtggaaatggaaaatatgattAAGGAGCAAATTGTACTTG TGCCTTGCTGCCTCCAACACATACAAAATCTGACTTAA
- the LOC140680631 gene encoding coiled-coil domain-containing protein 180-like isoform X2: protein MFADAMPFLMSNQQKCVGTTPISDFTKKPQSDRQSTTFPEAWGNVGASSAEEVRGLPDVVVPEETGSSTWKNLAERRQKHHDRAVMGMQRELGCIGREMAASVLNLQEFLQLQVMKSDEKSKLLFEKVASDMALEAFSFEGLEELWNMIHEESSNRRKCIRAMDASLKETERSRAMKITEVLTKYTVKLEEISFFLAADVHKLINNKAMNINRALVGNERATAKLLFNLMKLELEKEKLHQLKWQERVKDWKLIQKNCVIQSFREFMASEEVQNPPAVEMENMIKEQIVLGEQRLRVLQHIGYGRRGYSIKENSSCWS, encoded by the exons ATGTTTGCTGATGCCATGCCATTTCTGATGAGTAATCAGCAGAAATGTGTTGGAACAACACCCATCAGTGACTTCACAAAAAAGCCACAGTCAGACAG acAATCTACAACTTTTCCAGAGGCATGGGGAAACGTAGGTGCAAGTTCAGCTGAGGAAGTCAGAGGCCTGCCCGATGTAGTTG TTCCTGAGGAAACAGGCAGCAGTACATGGAAGAACCTGGCAGAACGGCGGCAAAAGCATCACGATAGAGCAGTGATGGGAATGCAGCGGGAGCTGGGCTGCATTGGCAGG GAGATGGCAGCCTCTGTTTTGAATCTTCAAGAATTCCTTCAGCTTCAAGTGATGAAATCAGATGAAAAGAGTAAACTTCTGTTTGAAAAGGTTGCATCTGACATGGCTTTGGAAGCCTTCTCATTTGAA GGTTTGGAAGAACTCTGGAATATGATACACGAGGAGTCCTCAAACAGAAGGAAGTGTATCAGGGCAATGGATGCATCCCTAAAGGAGACTGAAAGGAGTCGAGCCATGAAA ATAACAGAGGTACTGACCAAGTATACAGTGAAACTGGAGGAAATTTCCTTCTTCTTGGCAGCTGATGTTCACAAGCTCATAAACAATAAGGCAATG AATATAAACAGAGCATTGGTGGGTAATGAGAGGGCAACTGCCAAGCTGCTCTTTAATCTAATGAAATTGGagcttgagaaagaaaaattgcatcAACTGAAGTGGCAAGAGAGAGTCAAGGACTGGAAGCTCATCCAAAAGAACTGTGTTATTCAGAGCTTCAG AGAATTTATGGCAAGTGAAGAAGTACAGAATCCCCCAGCtgtggaaatggaaaatatgattAAGGAGCAAATTGTACTTGGTGAACAGAGACTGAGGGTTTTGCAGCATATTGGGTATGGCAGAAGAGGATATAGTATAAAGGAAAACAGTTCTTGCTGGAGTTAA
- the LOC140680631 gene encoding coiled-coil domain-containing protein 180-like isoform X1, translating to MFADAMPFLMSNQQKCVGTTPISDFTKKPQSDRQSTTFPEAWGNVGASSAEEVRGLPDVVATVPGYRILISSLAVPEETGSSTWKNLAERRQKHHDRAVMGMQRELGCIGREMAASVLNLQEFLQLQVMKSDEKSKLLFEKVASDMALEAFSFEGLEELWNMIHEESSNRRKCIRAMDASLKETERSRAMKITEVLTKYTVKLEEISFFLAADVHKLINNKAMNINRALVGNERATAKLLFNLMKLELEKEKLHQLKWQERVKDWKLIQKNCVIQSFREFMASEEVQNPPAVEMENMIKEQIVLGEQRLRVLQHIGYGRRGYSIKENSSCWS from the exons ATGTTTGCTGATGCCATGCCATTTCTGATGAGTAATCAGCAGAAATGTGTTGGAACAACACCCATCAGTGACTTCACAAAAAAGCCACAGTCAGACAG acAATCTACAACTTTTCCAGAGGCATGGGGAAACGTAGGTGCAAGTTCAGCTGAGGAAGTCAGAGGCCTGCCCGATGTAGTTG CAACAGTTCCAGGCTATAGAATCCTCATTTCTTCCTTGGCAGTTCCTGAGGAAACAGGCAGCAGTACATGGAAGAACCTGGCAGAACGGCGGCAAAAGCATCACGATAGAGCAGTGATGGGAATGCAGCGGGAGCTGGGCTGCATTGGCAGG GAGATGGCAGCCTCTGTTTTGAATCTTCAAGAATTCCTTCAGCTTCAAGTGATGAAATCAGATGAAAAGAGTAAACTTCTGTTTGAAAAGGTTGCATCTGACATGGCTTTGGAAGCCTTCTCATTTGAA GGTTTGGAAGAACTCTGGAATATGATACACGAGGAGTCCTCAAACAGAAGGAAGTGTATCAGGGCAATGGATGCATCCCTAAAGGAGACTGAAAGGAGTCGAGCCATGAAA ATAACAGAGGTACTGACCAAGTATACAGTGAAACTGGAGGAAATTTCCTTCTTCTTGGCAGCTGATGTTCACAAGCTCATAAACAATAAGGCAATG AATATAAACAGAGCATTGGTGGGTAATGAGAGGGCAACTGCCAAGCTGCTCTTTAATCTAATGAAATTGGagcttgagaaagaaaaattgcatcAACTGAAGTGGCAAGAGAGAGTCAAGGACTGGAAGCTCATCCAAAAGAACTGTGTTATTCAGAGCTTCAG AGAATTTATGGCAAGTGAAGAAGTACAGAATCCCCCAGCtgtggaaatggaaaatatgattAAGGAGCAAATTGTACTTGGTGAACAGAGACTGAGGGTTTTGCAGCATATTGGGTATGGCAGAAGAGGATATAGTATAAAGGAAAACAGTTCTTGCTGGAGTTAA
- the LOC140680631 gene encoding coiled-coil domain-containing protein 180-like isoform X5: MFADAMPFLMSNQQKCVGTTPISDFTKKPQSDRQSTTFPEAWGNVGASSAEEVRGLPDVVATVPGYRILISSLAVPEETGSSTWKNLAERRQKHHDRAVMGMQRELGCIGRGLEELWNMIHEESSNRRKCIRAMDASLKETERSRAMKITEVLTKYTVKLEEISFFLAADVHKLINNKAMNINRALVGNERATAKLLFNLMKLELEKEKLHQLKWQERVKDWKLIQKNCVIQSFREFMASEEVQNPPAVEMENMIKEQIVLGEQRLRVLQHIGYGRRGYSIKENSSCWS; this comes from the exons ATGTTTGCTGATGCCATGCCATTTCTGATGAGTAATCAGCAGAAATGTGTTGGAACAACACCCATCAGTGACTTCACAAAAAAGCCACAGTCAGACAG acAATCTACAACTTTTCCAGAGGCATGGGGAAACGTAGGTGCAAGTTCAGCTGAGGAAGTCAGAGGCCTGCCCGATGTAGTTG CAACAGTTCCAGGCTATAGAATCCTCATTTCTTCCTTGGCAGTTCCTGAGGAAACAGGCAGCAGTACATGGAAGAACCTGGCAGAACGGCGGCAAAAGCATCACGATAGAGCAGTGATGGGAATGCAGCGGGAGCTGGGCTGCATTGGCAGG GGTTTGGAAGAACTCTGGAATATGATACACGAGGAGTCCTCAAACAGAAGGAAGTGTATCAGGGCAATGGATGCATCCCTAAAGGAGACTGAAAGGAGTCGAGCCATGAAA ATAACAGAGGTACTGACCAAGTATACAGTGAAACTGGAGGAAATTTCCTTCTTCTTGGCAGCTGATGTTCACAAGCTCATAAACAATAAGGCAATG AATATAAACAGAGCATTGGTGGGTAATGAGAGGGCAACTGCCAAGCTGCTCTTTAATCTAATGAAATTGGagcttgagaaagaaaaattgcatcAACTGAAGTGGCAAGAGAGAGTCAAGGACTGGAAGCTCATCCAAAAGAACTGTGTTATTCAGAGCTTCAG AGAATTTATGGCAAGTGAAGAAGTACAGAATCCCCCAGCtgtggaaatggaaaatatgattAAGGAGCAAATTGTACTTGGTGAACAGAGACTGAGGGTTTTGCAGCATATTGGGTATGGCAGAAGAGGATATAGTATAAAGGAAAACAGTTCTTGCTGGAGTTAA
- the LOC140680631 gene encoding coiled-coil domain-containing protein 180-like isoform X4: protein MFTERKAVNRSSRPRQSTTFPEAWGNVGASSAEEVRGLPDVVATVPGYRILISSLAVPEETGSSTWKNLAERRQKHHDRAVMGMQRELGCIGREMAASVLNLQEFLQLQVMKSDEKSKLLFEKVASDMALEAFSFEGLEELWNMIHEESSNRRKCIRAMDASLKETERSRAMKITEVLTKYTVKLEEISFFLAADVHKLINNKAMNINRALVGNERATAKLLFNLMKLELEKEKLHQLKWQERVKDWKLIQKNCVIQSFREFMASEEVQNPPAVEMENMIKEQIVLGEQRLRVLQHIGYGRRGYSIKENSSCWS, encoded by the exons ATGTTCACAGAGAGGAAGGCTGTAAACAGATCTTCAAGgccaag acAATCTACAACTTTTCCAGAGGCATGGGGAAACGTAGGTGCAAGTTCAGCTGAGGAAGTCAGAGGCCTGCCCGATGTAGTTG CAACAGTTCCAGGCTATAGAATCCTCATTTCTTCCTTGGCAGTTCCTGAGGAAACAGGCAGCAGTACATGGAAGAACCTGGCAGAACGGCGGCAAAAGCATCACGATAGAGCAGTGATGGGAATGCAGCGGGAGCTGGGCTGCATTGGCAGG GAGATGGCAGCCTCTGTTTTGAATCTTCAAGAATTCCTTCAGCTTCAAGTGATGAAATCAGATGAAAAGAGTAAACTTCTGTTTGAAAAGGTTGCATCTGACATGGCTTTGGAAGCCTTCTCATTTGAA GGTTTGGAAGAACTCTGGAATATGATACACGAGGAGTCCTCAAACAGAAGGAAGTGTATCAGGGCAATGGATGCATCCCTAAAGGAGACTGAAAGGAGTCGAGCCATGAAA ATAACAGAGGTACTGACCAAGTATACAGTGAAACTGGAGGAAATTTCCTTCTTCTTGGCAGCTGATGTTCACAAGCTCATAAACAATAAGGCAATG AATATAAACAGAGCATTGGTGGGTAATGAGAGGGCAACTGCCAAGCTGCTCTTTAATCTAATGAAATTGGagcttgagaaagaaaaattgcatcAACTGAAGTGGCAAGAGAGAGTCAAGGACTGGAAGCTCATCCAAAAGAACTGTGTTATTCAGAGCTTCAG AGAATTTATGGCAAGTGAAGAAGTACAGAATCCCCCAGCtgtggaaatggaaaatatgattAAGGAGCAAATTGTACTTGGTGAACAGAGACTGAGGGTTTTGCAGCATATTGGGTATGGCAGAAGAGGATATAGTATAAAGGAAAACAGTTCTTGCTGGAGTTAA
- the LOC140680631 gene encoding coiled-coil domain-containing protein 180-like isoform X6: MFADAMPFLMSNQQKCVGTTPISDFTKKPQSDRQSTTFPEAWGNVGASSAEEVRGLPDVVATVPGYRILISSLAVPEETGSSTWKNLAERRQKHHDRAVMGMQRELGCIGREMAASVLNLQEFLQLQVMKSDEKSKLLFEKVASDMALEAFSFEGLEELWNMIHEESSNRRKCIRAMDASLKETERSRAMKITEVLTKYTVKLEEISFFLAADVHKLINNKAMRIYGK; this comes from the exons ATGTTTGCTGATGCCATGCCATTTCTGATGAGTAATCAGCAGAAATGTGTTGGAACAACACCCATCAGTGACTTCACAAAAAAGCCACAGTCAGACAG acAATCTACAACTTTTCCAGAGGCATGGGGAAACGTAGGTGCAAGTTCAGCTGAGGAAGTCAGAGGCCTGCCCGATGTAGTTG CAACAGTTCCAGGCTATAGAATCCTCATTTCTTCCTTGGCAGTTCCTGAGGAAACAGGCAGCAGTACATGGAAGAACCTGGCAGAACGGCGGCAAAAGCATCACGATAGAGCAGTGATGGGAATGCAGCGGGAGCTGGGCTGCATTGGCAGG GAGATGGCAGCCTCTGTTTTGAATCTTCAAGAATTCCTTCAGCTTCAAGTGATGAAATCAGATGAAAAGAGTAAACTTCTGTTTGAAAAGGTTGCATCTGACATGGCTTTGGAAGCCTTCTCATTTGAA GGTTTGGAAGAACTCTGGAATATGATACACGAGGAGTCCTCAAACAGAAGGAAGTGTATCAGGGCAATGGATGCATCCCTAAAGGAGACTGAAAGGAGTCGAGCCATGAAA ATAACAGAGGTACTGACCAAGTATACAGTGAAACTGGAGGAAATTTCCTTCTTCTTGGCAGCTGATGTTCACAAGCTCATAAACAATAAGGCAATG AGAATTTATGGCAAGTGA
- the LOC140680273 gene encoding serine/threonine-protein kinase pim-1-like, whose protein sequence is MGRAGAMGDGAGPGRKADGSLLAAGQRRQRQERYLLGPQLGSGGFSTVFSGIRLSDGSPVALKRVARESVLQWDEPPDGTRVPLEVVLMEKVGSGCQNIIQLLDWFELLDSFILVLERPGASRDLLQFLQEQDQGFLCEEQARWLFCQVLEAVRHCTACGVLHRDIKPENLLVDPESGHLKLIDFGCGTFLQERAFTDFAGTRVYSPPEWTWLGCYHGHAATTWSLGVLLYVMVCGSLPFQDDQAIVLGKLFFRRQLSPELQHLIRWCLAKHPADRPQLEEISRHHWVWGRRF, encoded by the exons GGGCGGgtcctgggcgcaaggctgatggctcgctcttggccgcagggcaaaggaggcagcggcaggagcggTACCTGCtgggcccgcagctgggcagcggcggcttcagcaccgtcttctcgggcatccgcctctcggacggcagcccg gtggccctcaaacgcgtggcccgggagagcgtcctGCAGTGGGACGAGCCt cccgacggcacccgtGTGCCCTTGGAGGTGGTGctgatggagaaggtgggctctggctgccagaacatcatccagctgctcgactggtttgagctgctgGATAGCTTCATCCTGGTGCTGGAGCGTCCGGGGGCATCACgggatctcctgcagttcctgcaggagcaggaccaggggttcctgtgcgaggagcaggcgcgctggcttttctgccaggtgctggaggccgtgcggcactgcaccgcctgcggcgtcctgcaccgggacatcaagccgGAGAACCTCCTCGTTGACCCGGAGAGCGGCCACCTGAAGCTGATCGACTTCGGTTgcggcaccttcctccaggagcgggccttcaCGGActttgccg gaacgcgcgtgtacagcccgcccgagtggacCTGGCTGGGTTgctaccacggccacgcggcgACCACCTGGTCCCTGGGCGTgctgctgtacgtcatggtctgcggcagcctcccctttCAGGACGACCAAGCCATCGTGCTGGGGAAGCTCTTCTTCCGGCggcagctctctccag agctccagcacctgatccgatggtgtttggccaagcacCCTGCGGACAGGCCGCAGCTGGAGGAGATCTCGCGCCACCATTGGGTGtggggccggcgtttttga